In a genomic window of Sulfuriferula nivalis:
- a CDS encoding lactonase family protein, whose amino-acid sequence MYKNNYLHPRTLILIDVIALLLIVSCLLPMPVHAADSTVPSWQGVWQGTIGKSKVMVCLAANGKSAYKYQRHQTDIPLSRHGEEWEESVNGVVSGVWRLSEAQGGSLEGDWQNPQSQRTLPIRLKKIVDADNSVPCETRAYKSGVSGDASAVSVPGTAVTVNAGNAKRPEYAYVVNIGDGTISAYSINSATGALTQVADSQLVAGASSITINPAGTFAYVATTKGDISIYRINPNTGALTQIEGSSVAVGKYPITVTVNPSGNIAYVTSNDSQTISQTILTYSINAKTGALTLIPGSPLMLKEGISSFTINPAGTFAYVATGNTISAYRINVTTGTLLTPVSGSQFMGDAVPGSLAINPAGTFVYVTNINEDSVSTYRINANTGVLTLVKGSPITAGKSPITVTVNPAGTFTYVANMGDNTISAYRITTTGTLTPIAGSPFYVSRQPQSVTISHAGTFLYIANTNNDSVSACRINAVTGTLTEVESSPFSAGYGPQSVTVVQP is encoded by the coding sequence ATGTACAAGAATAATTATTTGCACCCACGCACGTTAATATTGATTGATGTCATTGCACTGCTTTTGATCGTGAGTTGCCTGTTACCGATGCCGGTCCACGCTGCTGATTCGACAGTACCTTCTTGGCAAGGTGTTTGGCAAGGAACCATAGGCAAATCGAAAGTCATGGTTTGCCTTGCTGCTAATGGCAAGTCAGCCTATAAATACCAACGCCATCAGACTGATATTCCGCTGTCCCGGCACGGTGAGGAATGGGAAGAATCAGTAAATGGTGTTGTCAGCGGGGTATGGCGGTTATCCGAGGCGCAAGGTGGCAGCCTGGAAGGCGATTGGCAGAACCCACAGTCACAGCGCACTTTACCCATTCGCTTGAAAAAAATAGTGGATGCGGACAACTCAGTACCTTGCGAAACCCGTGCTTACAAAAGCGGAGTGAGTGGGGACGCTTCAGCCGTGAGCGTACCAGGTACAGCGGTAACTGTGAATGCGGGCAATGCCAAACGTCCTGAATATGCTTATGTGGTAAACATCGGCGACGGCACTATTTCGGCCTATAGCATCAACTCCGCCACGGGCGCGCTCACCCAAGTTGCGGACAGCCAGCTTGTAGCAGGAGCATCATCTATTACAATCAATCCTGCAGGCACTTTTGCCTATGTGGCGACGACCAAAGGGGATATCTCAATTTACAGAATCAACCCTAACACTGGCGCACTCACCCAAATCGAAGGCAGTTCTGTAGCGGTAGGAAAGTATCCTATCACCGTCACGGTCAATCCCTCAGGTAACATCGCTTATGTGACGAGCAATGATAGTCAAACTATCTCACAAACCATCTTAACTTACTCCATCAATGCCAAAACTGGCGCACTTACCCTGATTCCTGGCAGCCCACTTATGTTAAAGGAAGGTATTTCATCATTCACGATCAATCCCGCAGGTACCTTCGCTTATGTTGCAACTGGTAATACCATCTCGGCCTACCGCATCAACGTTACGACAGGTACGCTGCTCACCCCAGTTTCTGGTAGTCAGTTCATGGGAGATGCAGTTCCCGGTTCTCTTGCGATCAACCCTGCAGGCACTTTCGTCTATGTGACGAACATCAACGAGGACTCTGTTTCGACTTATCGCATTAATGCTAACACGGGCGTGCTCACCCTCGTCAAAGGGAGTCCAATCACAGCAGGTAAGTCTCCCATCACCGTCACCGTTAATCCCGCAGGTACTTTCACGTATGTCGCGAATATGGGTGACAACACCATCTCGGCCTACCGCATCACCACCACCGGCACACTCACCCCAATCGCAGGCAGTCCGTTCTATGTGTCGAGACAACCCCAATCCGTTACTATCAGTCATGCGGGCACCTTCCTTTATATAGCGAATACAAACAATGACTCTGTTTCAGCCTGCCGAATCAACGCTGTCACAGGAACGCTCACTGAAGTCGAAAGCAGTCCATTTTCGGCAGGATATGGGCCCCAATCTGTCACGGTTGTGCAACCTTGA